The nucleotide window TGGTCAACCGAAATTGCAGCACAAAATCAACCTGCAAAAGTAATTTTGAGAGTCAACACCCTTAAAACTACCAAAGAAAAACTAAGAGCTATTTTGATGGATTTAAACATCGAAACAGAGTTCTTAAAAGACCAACCTGACGCATTAGTACTCAAAGAAAGAGCAAATGTTTTCCTGACAGATGCCTTCAAAGAAGGACTATTCGAAGTTCAGGATGCCAATTCTCAACTAGTTGCACATTTTCTTGACGTAAAACCAGGAATGAGAGTTGTGGACACTTGTGCGGGTGCGGGCGGAAAAACGTTGCATATCGCTTCTTTGATGGAAAACAAAGGACAATTGATCGCAATGGATTTATATGAAAGTAAATTAAAGCAATTAAAACTTAGAGCCAAAAGAGATAGTGTTTTCAATATTGAATATCGCATTATTGATTCAACCAAAGTCATCAAAAAACTCCACGAAAAAGCAGACAGAGTACTGATTGACGCTCCTTGCAGCGGATTAGGAGTACTCAAAAGAAACCCGGACTCTAAATGGAAACTACAACCGGAGTTCATTGACAACATTCGTAAAGTACAATCAGAAGTTTTGGAAAGTTATTCGAAAATCGTAAAACCAGGCGGTAAATTAGTTTATGCTACCTGCTCTGTTTTACCTTCCGAAAATCAAGAACAAATTGCCCGTTTCTTAAAAACAGAAATTGGAAAGCAATTCAACTTAATAAAAGATCAAAAACTATTAGCCTCAGAATCCGGTTTTGATGGTTTTTACATGGCACTATTGGAAAGAAAAGCAAATTAACATTCAGAATGCAATGTAGTTAACATAAAAAAGTCCTCGAAATCGAGGACTTTTTTATGTAATATATATTTGATAATTGTAGAGAAGCACTGCAGTGCTTCTCTACCCACAATATGCAGCATTAATCATTCATTGAAATCAAAAATTCGTCGTTGTTTTTAGTTTTCTTAAAACGATCATTGATAAAATCCATTGCTTCAACCGGATTCATATCCGATAGATATTTACGCATAATCCACATTCTCTGTAATGTATTTTGATCCAACAATAAATCATCACGTCTTGTGCTGGATGACGTTAAATCGATAGCAGGGAAGATACGTTTGTTTGCAATTTTTCTATCCAACTGCAACTCCATATTACCAGTTCCTTTGAATTCCTCAAAGATAACCTCATCCATTTTAGATCCTGTTTCAGTCAAAGCAGTTGCAATGATACTTAAAGATCCTCCATTTTCAACATTACGGGCGGCACCAAAGAAACGTTTTGGCTTTTGCAAAGCATTGGCATCAACACCTCCACTTAAAACCTTTCCGGAAGCTGGTTGCACTGTATTATATGCACGTGCCAAACGAGTAATCGAATCCAATAAAACAACTACATCATGACCACATTCGACCAATCTTTTTGATTTTTCCAAAACGATGTTGGCAATCTTAACATGCTCTTGTGGTTCTCTATCAAACGTTGAAGCAATTACTTCTCCACGCACACTTCGCTGCATATCTGTAACCTCTTCAGGACGCTCATCAATAAGTAATACTATTAAATATATTTCAGGGTGATTGGCAGCAATAGCATTTGCAATTTCTTTCAAAAGCATTGTCTTACCGGTTTTAGGCTGCGCTACAATCATACCACGTTGCCCTTTACCTATTGGAGAAAACAAATCGATAATTCGTGTCGAAATCGTACTTTGCTTTTCGGCTAATCTAAACTTTTCAGAAGGAAAAACAGGCGTCAAATGTTCGAAAGAAACCCTATCACGAACTACTTGAGGGTCATGACCATTGATTTTTAAAACACGTACTAACGGAAAAAACTTCTCTCCCTCTTTTGGCGGACGAACTACCCCTTTTACGGTGTCTCCGGTTTTTAAACCAAACAAACGCACTTGAGAAGTCGATAAATAAATATCATCTGGAGAAGCCAAATAATTATAATCCGAAGAACGTAAAAAACCATAACCATCAGGCATCATTTCAAGAACACCTTCACTTTCTATAATACCGTCAAATTCAAAATCGGCATCTTTGAAATTGCTTTTTTTGTTTTTGAAATTCGGATTCGGATTCTGATTTGGGTTTTGGTTTTGATTCTGGTTTTGGTTGGGATTTTGATTGTTCCCATTTTGGTTAGAATTCCCGTTCTGGTTTGGATTAAGCTTATTATTCGGGTTTTGTCCTTTTTTATTTTGTTGATTTACTTCGTCAGTTCGCTTTCGATCAAGTGGATTTATTTTCTTTTCAGGAACAGGATTTTCACCTTTTTCCTCTACTACTTCCGAATTAGATTCCGATTGTATTTCAGTCGGAATTTCTTCAACAACTGCAACCGTTTCCTTCAAAGCTTCTTTTTCTCTTTGTAAAGCCATCTTTTTCTCGTAAGCAGATTTATTGAACTTAACTGCTTTTACCTCCTTTTTAGGCTGCGCTTCCGCCACTGATTGAATTTCAGTTTCTTTCGGCAAATTAGCTTCTGTTACAACATCTTCTTTCTTCTCTGAAGCAATAACTACCTCTGGCGTTTCCTTTTTCTCTTCAGCTTCAAACAAATTTGGAGCTTCCTTTTTGGGAGTAACCACCTTTTTTTCTGCTACGATCCTTGCCCTTTTTGGCTTTTTTTCTTCTGCCGATTTTTCAATAACAGGTTCAACAACAGCAGTTGTAGCTTGATGATCTAAAATAAGATTAATTAAATTATCTTTTTTTACACCGGTAAATTTTATGGTTTTAGCCTTTTTAGCTATTTCTTGAAGCTCAGCAAGCTTCATTTCTTTTAATACAGAAATATCAAACATGAATATTCTATGTGTTTAATTAATTTAGGAAATAATGCAAAAGATTTTTTAGGTAGTATCTTATTTTTAACGGCCCGCAGTATGAAGTGCTTACGGAATTGTTATGCAATAATACAAATAAAATTTATCATACAATAGTATTTATAAAAAAGAAAATATATTTTTGTACGACAATACAAAGATATGATACAACGTATTCAAACTATATATTTATTTCTTGCCTTTTTGATGGTAGGTATTTTACCATTTGTTTTCCCACTTTGGACTTTGAGTGATGGCAAAGATTATTATTTCATGCAAAATCAATTTTATGTAATATTGTTTGGACTTAGTGCAGCCGTAACCATTTACAGTATAATTTCATATAAAAAAAGACAAACTCAATTTGTTGCCAACAGATTGAATATCGTATTAAATTTGATTTTATTAGGATTGTTTGTTTATCATTCACTAAATTTATCTGGAGAAGCACCTGTTGTTTCTGAGAAAGGTATTGGGATGTTCCTACCTATCTTGACAATCGTTTTATTAGTTTTAGCTAATAAAGGGATCAAGAAGGATGAAGATCTTGTAAAATCTGTGGATCGATTGAGATAGCCCTATAAAATTTAATTTATTAATGTGCGAAGAAATCCCGAACGTAACTGTTCGGGTTTTTTTATTTAAAAAAATAATTTTATTTATTTAAACAAATAGCATATATTAAGTTCCTTTTTTTCATAAATTTGGATACAGTAATTCATAATATGACACAGAATATAAGAATCCATCTTGCAGATGATCATCAGTTAATTATCCACGGAATCCAAACTCTGCTTAATACAATATCCAATTTTGAAGTTGTTGGTTTTTCACTCAACGGGAAAACTATTTTTGAGGATGTTAAAAAAAACAATGCCGATATTCTCGTATTAGACATCAGTATGCCTGAGAAAGACGGAATTGAAGTTGTTAAAGAATTTGCCGAAAAAGGCTTTCCCTGCAAAGTAATCATACTTTCCAGTTATGATGATTTAAAACTAATTAAAGAAATAATGGATCTGGGCGTTAGCGGATATCTGACCAAACAATCCGCTGGCAACAATATCATTGAAGCAGTATATGCTGTTGCTAATGGTGAGGAATATTTTTGCGAATCGATTAGAGAGAAAATCTTCAGTAATGCAACCAAAAACAATCCAAAACTAAACACTTATAAACCTAATATAAATCCCTTATTGACTGAACGCGAAATAGAAATCATCATATTGATTGCTTTGGAATACAGCGGTAAAGAAATAAGTGAGCAGCTTTTTATTAGCACCAATACTGTTGAAACTCACAGAAAAAACATTATGAAAAAATTAAAAGCTAAAAACACTATTGGTATTGTTAAATATGCCATGAATAATCATTTGATCATATCATAATCTAAATATCCCAAACACACTCACCATTATTACCAATTGTCCCAATCGCTTATGCACAAAACTACGTTTCGACTATTATTGTTTTTTCTGTTTCTAATCAATTTTAGCCAAAACTCATTTGCGCAAAAGAAAACACTTTCGCAAAGTGAGATCATCAACCTCCTAAAAGATGCAAGAACAAACAGAATAACAGGTGATTATGAAAAATCACTATTGAAATCTAGAGTCGCATTAGAACATTCAATCAAAAACAAAAGCAACGATTTAATTGCCAATTCTTACTTAGTCATCGCTTCAAATTTTGACGAACTAACTGAGCCTTTAAAAGCATTACATTATTATAATTTAGGACTTTACTACGTCAAAAAAACAAATAACAACACCCTAAAAAACAAATACTACAACAACTTAGGCAACATTTATTGTTTTGACAAAAGACAATACAACAAAGGAATATATTACTACAAAAAATCATTAGAACACAGTCAAAAAGTTCTGGACAGAAAACAAATATTCCTCACAAAACTCAATATTACCTGGGCCTATTTTGACATCGAAAAGTTCAAAGAAGGTTTTCCTTATTTGGAATACATCAATAAATATCAATCCATTGATGGCGGGGAATCTACAATTGTGGCTTTAAATATGCTTAACGGCATGTACTACAGCTCAATCAATAACATAAAGAAAGCTAAGGATTCTTTTGAAAAAGCTATTGTATTTGGAACTGTTGGAAATGAAAAATCCGATCTATCCTTCACTTATCTAGAATATTCAAAATTCTTAAACAAAATCAATCAACCGCAAAAAGCCTACAACAGCCTGATTTCATACTACAAAATCACAAACGAACTGAATATTGAAGAAAAATTAGTCAAAGCCAATGTTATAGGTGT belongs to Flavobacterium aquiphilum and includes:
- the rho gene encoding transcription termination factor Rho gives rise to the protein MFDISVLKEMKLAELQEIAKKAKTIKFTGVKKDNLINLILDHQATTAVVEPVIEKSAEEKKPKRARIVAEKKVVTPKKEAPNLFEAEEKKETPEVVIASEKKEDVVTEANLPKETEIQSVAEAQPKKEVKAVKFNKSAYEKKMALQREKEALKETVAVVEEIPTEIQSESNSEVVEEKGENPVPEKKINPLDRKRTDEVNQQNKKGQNPNNKLNPNQNGNSNQNGNNQNPNQNQNQNQNPNQNPNPNFKNKKSNFKDADFEFDGIIESEGVLEMMPDGYGFLRSSDYNYLASPDDIYLSTSQVRLFGLKTGDTVKGVVRPPKEGEKFFPLVRVLKINGHDPQVVRDRVSFEHLTPVFPSEKFRLAEKQSTISTRIIDLFSPIGKGQRGMIVAQPKTGKTMLLKEIANAIAANHPEIYLIVLLIDERPEEVTDMQRSVRGEVIASTFDREPQEHVKIANIVLEKSKRLVECGHDVVVLLDSITRLARAYNTVQPASGKVLSGGVDANALQKPKRFFGAARNVENGGSLSIIATALTETGSKMDEVIFEEFKGTGNMELQLDRKIANKRIFPAIDLTSSSTRRDDLLLDQNTLQRMWIMRKYLSDMNPVEAMDFINDRFKKTKNNDEFLISMND
- a CDS encoding response regulator transcription factor, yielding MTQNIRIHLADDHQLIIHGIQTLLNTISNFEVVGFSLNGKTIFEDVKKNNADILVLDISMPEKDGIEVVKEFAEKGFPCKVIILSSYDDLKLIKEIMDLGVSGYLTKQSAGNNIIEAVYAVANGEEYFCESIREKIFSNATKNNPKLNTYKPNINPLLTEREIEIIILIALEYSGKEISEQLFISTNTVETHRKNIMKKLKAKNTIGIVKYAMNNHLIIS
- a CDS encoding RsmB/NOP family class I SAM-dependent RNA methyltransferase; protein product: MRLHRNLVYTTIDALNAIFNEGEYADKVVARSLKKDKRWGSSDRKFVAETIYEIVRWKRLYAEIAEVKEPYDRDNLWRIFAVWAVLRGYPIPDWRQLEGTPERKIKGRFDELSKIRVFKESIPDWMDELGVKELGEKVWSTEIAAQNQPAKVILRVNTLKTTKEKLRAILMDLNIETEFLKDQPDALVLKERANVFLTDAFKEGLFEVQDANSQLVAHFLDVKPGMRVVDTCAGAGGKTLHIASLMENKGQLIAMDLYESKLKQLKLRAKRDSVFNIEYRIIDSTKVIKKLHEKADRVLIDAPCSGLGVLKRNPDSKWKLQPEFIDNIRKVQSEVLESYSKIVKPGGKLVYATCSVLPSENQEQIARFLKTEIGKQFNLIKDQKLLASESGFDGFYMALLERKAN
- a CDS encoding DUF4293 domain-containing protein, with product MIQRIQTIYLFLAFLMVGILPFVFPLWTLSDGKDYYFMQNQFYVILFGLSAAVTIYSIISYKKRQTQFVANRLNIVLNLILLGLFVYHSLNLSGEAPVVSEKGIGMFLPILTIVLLVLANKGIKKDEDLVKSVDRLR